A single window of Desulforegulaceae bacterium DNA harbors:
- a CDS encoding FprA family A-type flavoprotein — protein MKKITESVYWLGVIDWDRRLFDSLIPLPDGTTYNSFLIKGSEKTALLDAVDPEFSESFMNSLSEVPKIDYIVSHHSEQDHSGTIPHVLSKFPNAKVVVTAKAKSFLMDLLDISEDSFIVVDDGETLSLGDKTLKFIHTPWVHWPETMVSYLVEDKILFSCDFFGSHIASSSIYVEDKGRVHEAAKRYFAEIMMPFRAMIAKNLDKLSDYEIKMIAPSHGQIYKEPQWILDLYRKWVSGTPKNLVVIPYISMHGSTKIMVDHFANALLKKGVEVELFNLSVTDIGKLAISLIDSGTIVIGTPTVLAGPHPVVASAAFLANALRPKPGYLSIIGSYGWGGKTVETLAGMVSNIKAEILEPVLCKGLPRKDTLAALDNLAELIAKKHNDSGFK, from the coding sequence ATGAAAAAAATTACAGAATCTGTTTATTGGCTGGGTGTTATTGATTGGGATAGAAGGCTTTTTGATTCTCTTATCCCTTTGCCCGACGGAACAACTTATAATTCATTTCTTATAAAAGGAAGTGAGAAAACTGCATTACTTGATGCTGTTGATCCTGAGTTTTCCGAGTCTTTTATGAACTCTCTTTCAGAAGTGCCCAAAATTGATTATATTGTTTCACACCATTCAGAACAAGATCATTCAGGGACCATTCCCCATGTTCTTTCAAAATTTCCCAATGCAAAAGTTGTGGTTACAGCTAAAGCAAAAAGTTTTCTCATGGATTTGTTAGATATTTCAGAAGATTCTTTTATTGTGGTAGATGATGGTGAAACCCTTTCCCTTGGAGATAAAACCCTTAAATTTATCCACACTCCCTGGGTTCACTGGCCTGAAACAATGGTATCTTATCTTGTTGAAGATAAAATACTTTTTAGCTGCGATTTTTTTGGATCCCATATTGCCAGCAGTAGTATTTATGTTGAAGATAAGGGCAGGGTCCATGAGGCGGCAAAACGTTATTTCGCAGAAATTATGATGCCTTTCAGGGCCATGATTGCCAAAAATCTTGATAAACTTTCAGATTACGAAATCAAAATGATAGCACCAAGTCATGGTCAGATTTATAAAGAGCCTCAGTGGATTTTAGATTTATATAGAAAATGGGTTTCGGGCACTCCCAAAAATCTTGTTGTAATCCCTTATATATCAATGCACGGCAGTACAAAAATAATGGTTGATCATTTTGCAAATGCTTTGTTAAAAAAAGGCGTAGAAGTTGAACTTTTTAATCTTTCAGTAACTGATATTGGAAAACTTGCCATTTCTCTTATTGATTCAGGTACTATAGTTATTGGAACTCCCACTGTTCTTGCAGGACCCCACCCGGTGGTTGCATCTGCTGCTTTTCTTGCAAATGCTTTAAGGCCTAAACCTGGATACTTGTCAATTATAGGTTCATATGGCTGGGGAGGTAAAACTGTTGAAACCCTTGCTGGTATGGTTTCAAATATAAAAGCAGAGATTTTGGAACCCGTGTTGTGCAAAGGACTGCCAAGAAAAGATACTTTGGCTGCTTTAGATAACCTGGCAGAACTTATTGCAAAAAAACACAATGACAGCGGTTTTAAATAG
- a CDS encoding aldehyde dehydrogenase: protein MSNSINHITEKQNDFFKKGHTLDIKSRKERLKKLLKAVENYNKIISSALNQDLGKSPEEALMTEIREVRKEIGFTIKNLSKWSKPKRVPTPITLLGSRSRIIPEPLGKVLIIAPWNYPFNLSIMPAIAAIAAGNTVIIKPSELAPATSSVISEMIGKTFEKEEIAVVEGGIDETTELLNHPFDHIFFTGGEIVGKIVMKAASKNLTPVTLELGGKSPAIVLKNSNLKTSAKRIAWAKFTNAGQTCVAPDYVLVDKSVKSEFLHHLKKSIIQFYGENPLESKFYGRIINHRHFERLEKLLENQKIVTNFDKNHAKKYFAPCVLDDVSEDSLVMQEEIFGPILPIVSVNSRDEAINFITKRPKPLALYVFTENKKDSDEVLAKTSSGGACVNDALIHLSSPHLPFGGVGTSGMGEYHGQWGFKTFSHYKSVVHSTTKFDIPLRYPPFPEWFKKLMNLI from the coding sequence ATGTCAAACTCAATCAACCATATTACCGAAAAACAAAATGATTTTTTTAAAAAAGGTCATACTCTTGATATAAAATCAAGAAAAGAAAGGCTTAAAAAACTATTAAAAGCCGTTGAAAATTACAATAAAATAATCAGTTCTGCCCTAAACCAAGACCTTGGAAAATCACCTGAAGAAGCTTTGATGACAGAAATAAGAGAAGTAAGAAAAGAAATTGGATTTACAATAAAAAACTTATCAAAATGGTCAAAACCAAAAAGAGTTCCTACACCAATAACATTACTTGGTTCAAGAAGCCGGATTATACCAGAGCCCCTTGGTAAGGTTCTAATTATAGCCCCATGGAACTACCCTTTCAATCTTTCAATCATGCCTGCAATTGCTGCAATTGCAGCTGGAAATACTGTTATTATAAAACCTTCTGAACTTGCTCCTGCAACATCTTCTGTTATTTCAGAGATGATAGGAAAAACTTTTGAAAAAGAAGAAATTGCTGTTGTTGAAGGAGGAATTGATGAAACTACAGAGCTTTTAAATCATCCCTTTGACCATATTTTTTTTACAGGTGGTGAAATAGTAGGAAAAATTGTAATGAAAGCTGCTTCAAAAAACCTTACTCCTGTAACACTTGAACTTGGGGGTAAATCTCCTGCCATTGTTTTAAAAAATTCAAATTTAAAAACCTCAGCAAAAAGAATTGCCTGGGCCAAATTTACAAATGCAGGCCAAACCTGTGTTGCACCAGATTATGTCCTTGTTGATAAATCTGTTAAGTCAGAATTTCTTCACCATCTTAAAAAAAGCATAATTCAATTTTACGGTGAAAATCCTTTAGAAAGCAAATTTTACGGACGGATAATAAACCACAGGCATTTTGAAAGACTGGAAAAACTTCTGGAAAACCAGAAAATTGTTACAAATTTTGATAAAAACCATGCAAAAAAATATTTTGCTCCCTGTGTTCTTGACGATGTTTCAGAAGACAGTTTAGTAATGCAGGAAGAAATTTTTGGTCCAATCCTTCCAATTGTTTCTGTTAATTCAAGAGATGAGGCAATTAATTTTATAACAAAAAGACCAAAGCCCCTGGCTCTTTATGTTTTCACAGAAAATAAAAAAGACTCAGATGAAGTTCTTGCAAAAACATCTTCTGGAGGAGCCTGTGTAAATGATGCTCTTATACATTTGTCATCACCCCATCTTCCATTTGGAGGCGTTGGTACAAGCGGAATGGGAGAATATCACGGACAATGGGGATTTAAAACTTTTTCCCACTATAAATCAGTTGTTCATTCAACTACAAAATTTGATATTCCCTTAAGATACCCTCCTTTTCCAGAATGGTTTAAAAAGCTCATGAATTTAATCTAA
- a CDS encoding DUF2937 family protein, producing the protein MKTIAQYLRLILFLGGILVGVQIPGFMNAYHNSLLAHLNESEKSLGHFQKDADKYFNGNLDSLITHYKINKDPVFTEGGKSIDLIYQRNLLLNKAFSDFNKNFFNAFVHVFIKPVKDIKKEVLKAYSYSLRLDKTSIIAGLLSGTILAGLPEIIFLIFFKFVKRNFY; encoded by the coding sequence ATGAAAACTATTGCCCAGTACTTAAGACTGATACTTTTTCTTGGAGGAATTTTAGTAGGAGTCCAGATTCCAGGTTTTATGAATGCTTACCACAATAGTCTCCTTGCCCATTTAAATGAATCAGAAAAAAGCCTTGGACATTTTCAAAAAGATGCAGACAAATATTTTAATGGAAACCTTGATTCCCTTATAACCCATTATAAAATCAATAAAGACCCTGTTTTTACTGAAGGCGGAAAAAGTATTGACTTAATTTATCAAAGAAATCTTTTACTTAATAAAGCATTTTCAGATTTCAATAAAAACTTTTTCAATGCATTTGTCCATGTTTTTATAAAGCCTGTTAAAGATATAAAAAAAGAAGTTTTAAAAGCTTATTCATATAGTCTTAGATTAGATAAGACCTCCATAATTGCAGGACTATTATCTGGAACTATTCTTGCCGGCCTTCCTGAAATTATTTTTTTGATATTTTTTAAATTTGTAAAACGAAATTTTTATTAA
- a CDS encoding TetR family transcriptional regulator: MKGKIKKRAISDKAKAQRKQAIINSAKNIYIIEKNLSIPVSQIAKEAGLAKGTIYLYFKTREAMDLEILRQCIGACFDKLDSVLNKEASLPELMDVMSGFASDFLLVRLGSRYNLLMEKCGDYDFVVEFKEYLNKRIEKTAFDLKGLFPFIETREAIELFIGSFSLMIGLCQMAEPAFIAKDVLESRGLVNLQFDFEKVFPKLLGNLWSTAFLGKTTI; this comes from the coding sequence ATGAAGGGTAAAATAAAAAAACGTGCAATCAGTGATAAGGCAAAAGCACAAAGAAAACAGGCTATTATCAACAGTGCAAAAAATATTTATATAATAGAAAAAAATCTTTCTATTCCTGTTTCCCAAATTGCAAAAGAGGCAGGGCTTGCAAAAGGAACAATCTATCTTTATTTCAAAACAAGGGAGGCAATGGATCTTGAAATTTTAAGGCAATGCATAGGAGCTTGTTTTGATAAACTTGACTCAGTTTTAAATAAAGAGGCTTCTTTGCCTGAGTTGATGGATGTGATGTCTGGTTTTGCGTCTGATTTTCTTTTGGTAAGGCTTGGCAGCAGATATAATCTTTTAATGGAAAAGTGCGGAGATTATGATTTTGTTGTTGAGTTTAAGGAATATCTGAATAAAAGAATTGAAAAAACAGCTTTTGATCTAAAAGGATTGTTCCCTTTTATTGAAACAAGGGAAGCCATTGAATTATTTATAGGAAGTTTTTCCTTGATGATTGGTCTTTGTCAGATGGCAGAACCTGCTTTTATTGCAAAAGATGTTCTAGAATCAAGAGGTCTTGTAAACCTTCAGTTTGATTTTGAAAAGGTGTTTCCAAAACTGCTTGGTAATTTATGGTCAACTGCCTTTTTGGGTAAAACCACTATCTAA